A genomic stretch from Solanum stenotomum isolate F172 chromosome 8, ASM1918654v1, whole genome shotgun sequence includes:
- the LOC125872471 gene encoding ABC transporter G family member 28-like — translation MCRRKQWNSNNVSFICFAILVSMANLGAGQQTTGNNSMGMQLLKGALASRVKNLTTIMTKNMKGQLDFCIENVDAEWDAAFNFSDNSDYLQGCLKQTKGDVQQRLCTASEIKFYSVSLLEATDESGVAKSSHYLRPNRNCNLTSWNSGCEPGWACSAGKDTKVDFENEKEIPSRVLDCQSCCEGFYCPYGLTCMIPCPMGAYCPHAKLNTTTGVCDPYRYQLPNGMDNHTCGGADVWADFVSATELFCSAGFYCPSTVQKNPCTKGHYCRAGSTEQTSCYRFATCERQTANQNITFYGLMFFGAIMLVLLIIYNCSDQVLSSRERKQAKSREAGARSARESAQAQNKWKSNLASMGSQLSKTFSRRKSTRQDMQKDSDPSRPGKDSGLPLPPGMSQAKAKKQHNLKKMINESDDSQPDSEGSNIETGDKKFKKDKGKQLHSRTQIFRYAYGQIEKEKAMQEQNKDMTFSGVINMASEFEIRPRPPIEIHFKDLTLTLKGKNKHLLRCVTGTLSPGRVSAVMGPSGAGKTTFLSALTGKAAAGCTTTGSILINGKSDSIQSYKRVIGYVPQDDIVHGNLTVEENLWFSARCRLAADLAKPEKVLVVERVIESLGLQQVRDSLVGTVEKRGISGGQRKRVNVGLEMVIEPSLLILDEPTSGLDSSSSQLLLRALRREALEGVNICMVVHQPSYTLFRMFDDFILLAKGGLTAYHGPVSKVEEYFSGIGINIPDRVNPPDHFIDILEGIYKLPASIGVSYKDLPLKWMLHNGYQVPPDMLGPSGSAASSAGDNSSHGGSLAAVGTEQSFVGELWSDLKSNVVQNKDHIQHRLLPSKDLSNRKTAGYLLQYRYFLGRLGKQRLREARIQSVDYLILLLAGICLGTIAKVSDESFGAQGYLYTVIAVSLLGKIAALRSFSLDKVYYWRESASGMSSLAYFMAKDTLDHFSTIVKPAVYLSMFYFFNNPRSTIWDNYLVLLCLTYCITGIAYCMAIYFEPGPAQLWSVLLPVVLTLIAKQDDDPLTAKIGNYCYPKWALEAFLLATARRYSGVWLISRCGLLKSRRYDLGDWYPCLIKLILVGFLSRFVAFFCLVMFHKK, via the exons atgtgTAGACGAAAACAATGGAATTCCAACAATGTCAGCTTTATCTGCTTTGCGATTTTGGTTTCCATGGCGAATTTGGGTGCTGGGCAGCAAACTACCGGCAACAATTCCATGGGAATGCAGCTTCTCAAGGGAGCTCTCGCATCACGCGTCAAAAATTTGACCACCATTATGACCAAAAATATGAAAGGACAATTGGATTTTTGCATCGAAAATGT AGACGCTGAGTGGGATGCTGCTTTCAATTTCTCCGATAACTCAGATTATTTGCAAGGGTGTCTTAAACAGACAAAAG GGGATGTTCAGCAGCGATTGTGTACGGCATCAGAAATAAAGTTCTACTCTGTTAGTTTACTGGAAGCAACGGATGAAAGTGGCGTTGCAAAAAGTTCCCATTACCTGAGACCAAACAGGAACTGTAATCTAACATCATGGAATTCTGGATGTGAGCCAGGATGGGCTTGTAGTGCTGGAAAAGACACAAAAGTCGACTTTGAAAATGAGAAGGAGATTCCATCTAGAGTTCTAGATTGTCAATCTTGTTGTGAAGGCTTCTACTGTCCTTATGGTCTGACCTGCATGATAC CCTGCCCGATGGGTGCTTATTGCCCTCATGCAAAACTCAACACGACCACTGGTGTATGTGATCC CTACCGCTATCAACTTCCTAATGGAATGGACAATCATACTTGTGGTGGAGCAGATGTGTGGGCTGATTTTGTGAGTGCTACTGAACTTTTTTGTTCGGCAGGATTTTACTGTCCATCAACTGTCCAGAAGAATCCTTGCACTAAAGG ACATTACTGCAGAGCTGGTTCAACAGAACAAACAA GCTGCTATAGATTTGCAACTTGTGAACGTCAGACAGCAAACCAAAATATCACTTTTTATGGTCTCATGTTTTTT GGTGCAATCATGCTTGTACTTCTAATTATATACAACTGTTCTGACCAAGTTCTGAGCAGTAGAGAACGAAAACAAGCCAAGTCCAGAGAAGCCGGTGCAAGAAGTGCAAGGGAAAGTGCTCAGGCACAAAACAAATGGAAATCTAACCTTGCTAGCATGGGGTCTCAATTGTCGAAGACATTCTCCCGTAGAAAGTCAACAAGGCAGGACATGCAGAAGGATAGTGATCCAAGTAGACCTGGTAAGGATTCTGGCTTGCCCTTGCCCCCAGGTATGTCTCAGGCAAAAGCAAAGAAGCAACACAACCTCAAGAAGATGATCAATGAATCTGACGACAGCCAGCCTGATAGTGAAGGTTCCAACATTGAAACTGGGGATAAAAAGTTCAAAAAGGACAAGGGTAAACAATTACATTCAAGGACTCAAATTTTTAGATATGCATATGGACAAATCGAGAAAGAAAAAGCTATGCAGGAGCAGAACAAAGATATGACGTTTTCTGGAGTAATCAACATGGCAAGTGAGTTTGAGATACGGCCCAGGCCTCCTATTGAGATTCACTTTAAAGATTTGACACTTACTTTGAAGGGGAAAAACAAGCATCTGTTGAGGTGTGTAACCGGGACATTATCACCTGGCCGTGTTTCTGCTGTTATGGGTCCATCTGGCGCTGGAAAGACAACATTTCTATCTGCATTGACTGGAAAAGCTGCAGCAGGGTGTACTACAACTGGTTCGATTCTCATAAATGGAAAGTCTGACTCTATTCAGTCTTACAAGAGAGTTATTGGCTATGTTCCTCAAGATGATATAGTGCATGGAAATTTGACAGTGGAGGAGAATCTTTGGTTTAGTGCTCGGTGCAG ATTGGCTGCTGATTTGGCAAAACCAGAAAAGGTTTTAGTTGTTGAAAGAGTCATAGAGTCCCTCGGGTTGCAACAGGTGAGAGATTCTCTTGTGGGGACAGTGGAGAAGCGAGGCATCTCTGGAGGCCAGAGGAAGCGAGTAAATGTTGGGCTTGAAATGGTTATAGAACCTTCTTTGTTAATTTTAGATGAACCCACTTCTGGTCTGGATAGCTCTTCATCTCAGTTATTGCTTAGAGCACTTCGTCGTGAAGCTCTTGAAGGAGTGAATATATGCATGGTGGTTCATCAACCAAG CTATACTTTGTTTAGGATGTTTGACGATTTTATACTTCTAGCCAAGGGTGGCCTTACAGCATACCATGGACCAGTGTCAAAAGTTGAAGAGTACTTTTCAGGAATTGGAATCAACATCCCAGATCGTGTTAATCCTCCAGATCACTTCATTGATATTTTAGAGGGAATTTATAAACTTCCAGCAAGTATAGGAGTAAGCTATAAAGATCTTCCTCTTAAATGGATGCTTCATAATGGTTACCAAGTACCACCAGACATGCTAGGTCCTTCGGGATCAGCAGCTTCTTCGGCTGGTGATAATTCATCTCATGGAGGAAGTTTGGCAGCTGTTGGTACTGAACAATCTTTTGTCGGAGAGCTGTGGTCGGATCTCAAATCCAATGTTGTACAGAATAAGGACCATATACAGCACAGACTTTTGCCATCAAAGGACTTGTCAAACCGAAAAACAGCTGGTTACCTCCTCCAATATAGATATTTCCTTGGAAG ACTCGGCAAGCAGCGACTGCGGGAAGCGAGGATACAATCGGTTGATTATCTTATACTATTACTTGCTGGGATCTGTTTAGGAACAATTGCTAAAGTGAGCGATGAAAGCTTTGGAGCACAGGGTTACCTTTACACAGTCATTGCAGTTT CTCTCCTCGGCAAGATTGCAGCATTGAGGTCATTTTCTCTAGACAAAGTATACTATTGGAGAGAGAGTGCATCCGGCATGAGCAGCTTGGCTTACTTTATGGCCAAGGATACGCTTGACCATTTCAGTACAATTGTAAAGCCTGCagtttatttatcaatgttctATTTCTTCAATAATCCAAGATCCACCATTTGGGATAATTACCTCGTCTTGCTTTGTCTCACATACTGCATTACGGGAATAGCTTATTGTATGGCCATCTACTTTGAACCTGGTCCTGCCCAACTG TGGTCGGTGTTGCTACCAGTTGTTTTGACTCTCATTGCAAAACAGGACGATGACCCACTTACAGCAAAAATAGGAAATTATTGCTATCCTAAGTGGGCTTTGGAAGCATTTTTGCTTGCAACAGCTAGAAG GTACTCTGGTGTGTGGTTGATCTCAAGATGTGGTTTACTAAAGTCAAGGCGCTATGATCTTGGTGATTGGTATCCTTGCTTGATAAAGCTCATCCTTGTGGGTTTCCTCAGCCGTTTCGTGGCATTCTTCTGTTTGGTGATGTTCCATAAAAAATAA
- the LOC125872472 gene encoding ruBisCO large subunit-binding protein subunit alpha-like, translated as MASANGISTVSILPSSSKQVVLKGRRVNQLQRQKFNNKASKSRLVVRANAKDIAFDQKSRAALQAGIDKLVNVVGVTLGPKGRNVVLDEYDTPKVVNDGVTIARAIELADAMENAGATLIREVASLTNDAAGDGTTTASVLAREIIKHGLLSVTSGANPVSLKRGIDKTVNALVAMLERRARPVKGRDDIKAIASISAGNDDEIGTMIADAIDKVGPDGVLSIESSSSFETTVRVEEGMEIDKGYISPQFITNQEKLVVEFENARVLVTDHDISAIKDIMPLLEKATQLRAPLLIIAGEVTGEALATLIVNKLRGILNVAAIRAPGFGQRRKALLQDIAIVTGAEYQAADLCMPVENTPVEALGFARKVTITKDSTTILADDVSKDEIQARISQIKKELDKSESVSDSEKLSERIAKLSGGVAVIKVGAATEAELEDRKLRIEDAKNATFAAIEEGIVPGGGAALVHLSNYVPAIKDNLEDPDEKLGADIVQKALVAPASLIAQNAGVEGEVVVEKIKASKWKMGYNAMTDKYEDLVEAGVIDPAMVTRCALQNAASVAGMVLTTQAIVVDKKMPNAPAFAPPQGLPMM; from the exons ATGGCTTCTGCAAATGGGATCTCCACTGTCTCTATTCTTCCTTCTTCCTCTAAACAG GTGGTGTTGAAAGGAAGAAGGGTGAATCAATTGCAGAGACAGAAATTCAACAATAAGGCTTCAAAGAGCCGATTAGTAGTAAGGGCAAATGCTAAAGATATTGCATTTGACCAGAAATCAAGAGCTGCCCTTCAAGCAGGAATTGATAAGCTCGTTAATGTTGTCGGTGTCACTCTTGGTCCTAAAG GGAGGAATGTGGTTTTAGACGAATATGATACCCCGAAAGTAGTTAACGATGGAGTCACGATTGCTCGAGCCATAGAGCTAGCTGATGCCATGGAAAATGCAGGCGCCACCCTTATCAGAGAG GTTGCAAGCCTAACCAATGATGCTGCTGGTGACGGGACAACAACTGCATCCGTTCTTGCCCGGGAAATCATTAAGCATGGTCTTTTAAGTGTTACATCTGGTGCAAATCCAGTCTCTCTTAAGAGGGGCATTGACAAAACTGTAAATGCTTTGGTTGCAATGCTAGAAAGGAGGGCTAGGCCTGTTAAAGGTCGTGATGACATCAAAG CTATTGCTTCTATCTCTGCTGGAAATGATGATGAGATCGGAACCATGATTGCTGATGCAATCGACAAAGTTGGTCCTGATGGTGTTCTATCGATTGAGTCATCCTCTTCCTTTGAAACCACTGTTCGTGTTGAAGAAGGGATGGAG ATTGATAAGGGATATATTTCCCCACAATTCATCACCAATCAGGAGAAACTAGTTGTTGAATTTGAGAATGCTCGAGTGTTGGTTACAGATCACGATATTTCAGCAATCAAGGATATTATGCCCCTCTTGGAGAAGGCAACTCAATTACGAGCCCCTCTACTCATTATCGCTGGAGAAGTAACTGGAGAAGCTTTAGCTACTCTTATTGTGAACAAGCTGCGAGGTATACTGAATGTTGCTGCCATCAGAGCACCTGGTTTTGGTCAAAGGAGGAAGGCTCTTCTTCAAGATATTGCCATTGTAACAG GAGCCGAGTACCAGGCAGCTGACTTGTGTATGCCTGTTGAGAATACCCCGGTCGAAGCACTAGGTTTTGCTAGAAAGGTGACTATCACCAAGGACTCAACAACCATCCTTGCTGATGATGTGTCGAAGGACGAGATACAGGCTAGGATTTCTCAGATTAAAAAGGAGTTGGACAAGTCAGAATCAGTGTCTGACTCCGAGAAACTTTCTGAGAGAATTGCAAAGTTGTCTGGAGGTGTTGCTGTCATAAAGGTTGGTGCTGCAACAGAAGCTGAGCTTGAGGACCGCAAGCTTAGAATTGAGGATGCAAAAAATGCAACTTTTGCTGCAATTGAAGAGGGAATCGTACCTGGTGGTGGTGCTGCGTTGGTTCATCTATCAAATTATGTCCCTGCCATTAAGGACAATCTTGAAGATCCTGATGAGAAGTTGGGCGCTGACATTGTGCAGAAG GCATTAGTAGCTCCGGCATCTTTGATAGCTCAGAATGCTGGGGTTGAAGGGGAAGTAGTAGTGGAGAAGATAAAGGCTAGCAAATGGAAGATGGGTTACAATGCAATGACTGACAAGTATGAGGATTTAGTAGAAGCTGGTGTCATCGACCCAGCCATGGTAACAAGATGTGCCTTGCAGAATGCAGCCTCAGTTGCAGGAATGGTTCTCACTACTCAAGCAATTGTCGTGGACAAAAAAATGCCTAATGCACCAGCATTTGCTCCTCCACAAGGACTTCCCATGATGTAA
- the LOC125873361 gene encoding uncharacterized protein LOC125873361: MLIKRLFSSSHALSSSSNLLKIGSVLKQARTFTDDDVLGYSKLTHDANPLHFDAECAKNAGFSDCLVPGMLVASLFPRIIATHFPGAIYVSQTLHFKLPVYIGDEIIAEVQAVRIRQIKNKYIAKLSTKCIKCDGGLVIDGEATAMLPSLVMEPPNLVVTSS, encoded by the exons ATGCTTATAAAACGTCTCTTTTCATCTTCACATGCCTTATCCTCGTCTTCGAATTTGCTTAAAATCGGAAGCGTTTTGAAGCAAGCTAGGACATTTACAGATGATGATGTTCTTGGGTATTCTAAGCTGACCCATGACGCCAATCCATTGCACTTTGATGCTGAATGCGCCAAGAATGCTGGTTTCAGTGACTGCCTTGTTCCTGGGATGCTTGTTGCGTCCTTATTTCCCAGGATTATTGCTACCCatttt CCAGGAGCTATATATGTTTCACAAACCTTGCACTTCAAATTACCTGTTTATATAGGAGACGAGATCATTGCTGAGGTACAGGCAGTACGCATCAGACAAATCAAAAACAAGTACAT CGCAAAACTGTCAACAAAATGCATCAAATGCGATGGTGGTCTGGTTATAGATGGTGAAGCAACAGCAATGTTACCATCTCTGGTCATGGAACCACCAAACTTGGTAGTTACTTCCAGCTAA